From a single Rutidosis leptorrhynchoides isolate AG116_Rl617_1_P2 chromosome 5, CSIRO_AGI_Rlap_v1, whole genome shotgun sequence genomic region:
- the LOC139850585 gene encoding calcium-dependent protein kinase 26-like, whose product MGNTCRGSFAQKDTKSYKQPEKRSSSFKKRVSSSQVNNFIAQEPHKSKPKPRIVPKKDEDDTMKRHGGANQAYYVIGHKTPNIRDLYTLGQKLGQGQFGTTYLCTENSTGINYACKSISKRKLISKEDVEDVRREIQIMHHLAGHTNIVTIKGAYEDPLYVHIVMELCNGGELFDRIIQKGNYSERKAAELIKIIVGVVQACHSLGVMHRDLKPENFLLVNRDDDFSLKAIDFGLSIFFKPGKIFSDVVGSPYYVAPEVLLKHYGPEADVWTAGVILYILLSGVPPFWAETQQGIFDAVLKGNLDFESDPWPLISDSAKDLIKTMICSRPSDRLTAHQVICHPWICENGVAPDNELDPAVLSRLKQFSAMNKLKKMALRVIAESLSEEEIAGLKEMFKAMDTDNSGAITFDELKAGLRKFGSTLKDTEIRDLMDAADVDNSGTIDYGEFVAATIHLNKLEREEHLVAAFQYFDKDGSGYITVDELQQACADHHMTDFLVEDIIKEVDQDNDGRIDYGEFVSMMTKGNAGVGRRTMRNSVNISVNNSPRLRDSPRAF is encoded by the exons atGGGCAATACATGTCGCGGATCTTTTGCACAAAAAGATACTAAAAGTTATAAACAACCCGAAAAACGATCATCAAGTTTCAAGAAACGCGTTTCTTCTAGTCAAGTTAACAACTTTATAGCCCAAGAACCACACAAGTCGAAACCTAAGCCTCGAATTGTTCCAAAAAAAGACGAAGACGATACAATGAAACGCCATGGAGGTGCTAATCAAGCGTATTATGTTATCGGTCATAAAACGCCAAATATTCGTGATCTTTACACATTGGGTCAAAAACTTGGTCAAGGTCAATTTGGTACAACATATTTATGCACCGAGAATTCAACCGGTATAAATTATGCATGTAAATCAATTTCAAAACGAAAATTGATTTCAAAAGAGGATGTGGAAGATGTGAGGAGGGAGATTCAAATTATGCACCATTTGGCGGGGCACACGAATATTGTTACCATTAAAGGTGCATATGAAGATCCTTTGTATGTTCATATCGTTATGGAGCTTTGTAATGGTGGAGAATTGTTTGATAGGATTATTCAAAAAGGAAATTATAGTGAGCGAAAAGCGGCTGAATTGATAAAGATCATTGTTGGTGTTGTTCAAGCTTGCCATTCGCTTGGCGTTATGCATAGAGATTTGAAACCTGAAAATTTCTTGCTTGTTAATAGGGACGATGATTTTTCACTTAAGGCGATTGATTTTGGACTCTCGATTTTTTTCAAACCAGGTA AAATTTTCAGTGATGTGGTTGGAAGCCCATATTATGTTGCACCTGAAGTGTTGTTGAAACATTATGGGCCAGAAGCAGATGTATGGACCGCAGGGGTGATACTTTACATACTTTTAAGCGGTGTACCGCCATTTTGGGCTG AAACACAACAGGGAATATTTGATGCGGTTCTGAAGGGGAATCTAGACTTCGAGTCTGATCCATGGCCCCTTATATCTGACAGTGCAAAAGATCTTATTAAAACGATGATATGTTCTCGACCTTCTGATCGCCTAACTGCTCATCAAGTTATCT GTCATCCTTGGATATGCGAAAATGGTGTTGCTCCTGACAACGAATTGGATCCTGCAGTTCTTTCTCGCCTGAAACAGTTTTCAGCGATGAATAAGTTAAAGAAGATGGCTTTACGG GTTATAGCCGAGAGCTTATCAGAAGAGGAGATTGCTGGTTTGAAGGAAATGTTTAAGGCAATGGACACTGATAATAGTGGCGCAATTACGTTTGATGAATTAAAAGCCGGTTTAAGAAAGTTTGGTTCTACATTAAAGGATACTGAAATCAGAGATCTTATGGATGCA GCTGATGTTGATAACAGTGGGACAATAGACTATGGAGAATTTGTAGCAGCTACGATTCATTTGAATAAATTGGAACGTGAAGAACATTTGGTTGCTGCGTTTCAGTATTTTGATAAAGATGGAAGTGGTTATATAACAGTTGACGAACTTCAACAGGCGTGTGCAGATCATCATATGACTGATTTTCTTGTGGAGGATATTATCAAAGAAGTTGATCAGGATAAT GATGGGAGGATTGACTATGGGGAATTTGTGTCTATGATGACAAAAGGAAATGCAGGAGTTGGTCGAAGAACGATGAGGAACAGTGTTAATATTAGCGTGAACAATTCACCCCGCTTGAGAGATTCACCCCGTGCTTTCTAG
- the LOC139849576 gene encoding uncharacterized protein has translation MEVERMTTCMKKLAIWYTPNFKPITSHGELDFILSTLGFCPKPPSNAADSAVLWKEYSFSGAGAFLVKSESPPPQPRLPYPKIDGLHVNTYRSFLESINYYLRIHNISDLFHIRGMPLHIVHDGNQKWLRMMDDDVFFVYRDDTLDLSATCKDTDKDRKVVMRIASLDDIIVRTL, from the exons ATGGAAGTAGAGCGTATGACAACTTGCATGAAAAAACTTGCAATTTGGTACACCCCCAATTTCAAGCCCATTACTTCTCACGGTGAACTTGATTTCATTCTATCTACTCTTGGGTTCTGTCCAAAACCACCGTCCAACGCCGCGGATTCCGCCGTCCTGTGGAAAGAATACTCATTTTCCGGCGCCGGAGCTTTTCTTGTAAAATCGGAATCGCCACCTCCTCAACCCCGTCTTCCGTATCCAAAAATTGATGGATTACATGTTAATACTTACCGGAGTTTTTTGGAATCCATCAACTATTACCTGAGAATTCACAATATTTCTGATCTTTTTCATATTCG GGGAATGCCATTGCACATTGTTCATGACGGGAACCAAAAATGGTTGCGAATGATGGACGATGACGTGTTCTTTGTGTACAGAGATGACACCTTGGACTTATCAGCCACGTGTAAGGACACCGACAAGGATCGTAAGGTCGTTATGCGCATTGCTTCGTTGGATGATATCATTGTAAGAACATTGTAG